From the Bacteroidia bacterium genome, one window contains:
- a CDS encoding RidA family protein: protein MKTRKTIKSPTAWEDRLGYSRAVRVGNMVFVAGTTAVNEYGEVVGRADSYEQARYAFEKIERALKEAGAELKHVVRTRMYLSDIRCWESVGKAHAELFADIRPAATMVEVNHLIHPDLMVEIEVEAVIP from the coding sequence ATGAAAACGCGAAAAACTATCAAGAGTCCTACCGCCTGGGAAGATCGTCTCGGGTATTCCCGTGCCGTTCGTGTCGGAAATATGGTGTTCGTTGCCGGAACAACAGCCGTGAACGAATACGGCGAGGTCGTCGGCCGTGCTGACTCCTACGAACAGGCACGCTACGCCTTCGAAAAAATCGAACGCGCGCTCAAGGAGGCCGGCGCCGAACTCAAACATGTCGTACGGACACGCATGTATTTGTCGGACATCCGCTGCTGGGAATCCGTCGGCAAAGCGCATGCAGAACTGTTCGCCGATATCCGGCCGGCCGCGACCATGGTGGAGGTCAACCACCTCATCCATCCGGATCTTATGGTCGAAATCGAAGTCGAAGCCGTTATCCCCTGA